A single Crateriforma conspicua DNA region contains:
- a CDS encoding helix-turn-helix transcriptional regulator, translating into MPQETANADAIADGRGRAMLSVDDIAKDYLGCSSRHVRRLADAGRMPRPIKLGSLVRWPRSVIEQWIADGCPNIRNVAKGGRR; encoded by the coding sequence ATGCCCCAAGAAACCGCAAACGCCGATGCGATCGCTGACGGTCGCGGGCGGGCGATGTTGTCGGTTGATGACATTGCGAAAGACTATCTCGGTTGTTCGTCGCGACACGTTCGCCGACTAGCCGATGCCGGCCGGATGCCCAGGCCGATCAAACTTGGTTCGCTGGTCCGTTGGCCGCGTTCGGTCATTGAACAATGGATCGCTGACGGATGCCCCAATATACGCAACGTAGCGAAAGGGGGCCGACGATGA